A window of the Eremothecium cymbalariae DBVPG#7215 chromosome 5, complete sequence genome harbors these coding sequences:
- the RML2 gene encoding mitochondrial 54S ribosomal protein uL2m (similar to Ashbya gossypii AAR128W), whose amino-acid sequence MMLLTSLRAGFASTGLGIKTQMRLLYRSSTLLQQIPTNNNDPTLPMTGINASMLSIVPNDTDLVTLEKQDELIKRRRKLSKEVTKMKKLKPVSPGLRWYRSPIYSYLHKGRPILALTIAKRGKGGRNNSGKITVRHRGGGHKRRLRLVDFKRWDAGAHTVKRIEYDPGRSAHIALVKSHQTGNLSYILACDGLRAGDTVESYRRGIPSTLLQEMGGKIDPAILSVHTAQRGNCLPISMLPIGAIVHNVGITPVGPGKFCRAAGTYARILSKIPEKKKAVIRLQSGEHRYVSIDACATLGVVSNIDHQNSSLGKAGRSRWLGIRPTVRGVAMNKCDHPHGGGRGKSKSKKLSMSPWGQLAKGYKTRRGKNQNRMKVKDRPRGKAGRASKR is encoded by the coding sequence ATGATGTTATTAACATCTCTAAGGGCGGGGTTTGCGTCCACTGGGTTGGGTATCAAAACTCAGATGAGACTGTTATACAGAAGTAGTACCCTTTTGCAGCAGATACCCACGAATAATAATGACCCAACACTTCCAATGACTGGGATCAACGCTAGTATGCTGAGCATTGTACCAAATGATACTGATTTAGTGACCCTTGAGAAGCAAGATGAATTAATTAAAAGACGGCGCAAGTTGTCAAAAGAGGTGACTaaaatgaagaagcttAAACCAGTTTCTCCCGGGTTGAGATGGTATCGTTCTCCAATTTACTCATATTTACACAAAGGCAGACCTATTCTTGCATTAACGATTGCGAAGAGAGGTAAGGGTGGTAGAAATAACTCTGGTAAAATTACGGTTAGGCATAGGGGAGGCGGCCATAAAAGGAGGCTTCGTTTGGTTGATTTCAAACGTTGGGATGCAGGCGCCCATACTGTCAAAAGGATTGAGTATGATCCGGGCCGAAGCGCACATATTGCATTAGTTAAAAGTCACCAAACTGGAAATTTAAGCTATATTTTAGCGTGTGATGGGCTGAGAGCTGGAGATACTGTTGAATCTTATAGAAGAGGTATTCCTTCTACTTTATTGCAAGAAATGGGTGGTAAGATCGATCCAGCCATTTTATCCGTGCATACTGCTCAGAGGGGTAACTGTCTACCTATATCTATGCTTCCAATTGGTGCAATTGTGCACAATGTTGGTATTACCCCGGTTGGTCCTGGTAAGTTTTGTCGTGCAGCTGGTACGTATGCTCGTATCTTGTCTAAAATTccagagaagaagaaagcagTTATTCGTTTACAAAGTGGAGAACATCGTTATGTCTCAATAGATGCATGTGCCACATTAGGCGTTGTTTCCAATATTGATCATCAGAATTCCTCTCTTGGTAAAGCCGGTAGATCCAGATGGCTGGGTATCAGGCCGACTGTTAGAGGTGTTGCTATGAACAAATGCGACCATCCTCATGGTGGTGGTAGAGGTAAGTCTAAATCTAAAAAGTTATCTATGTCTCCATGGGGCCAATTGGCAAAGGGTTACAAGACTAGAAGAGgcaaaaaccaaaatagAATGAAAGTAAAGGATAGACCAAGAGGCAAAGCTGGTAGGGCATCTAAGCGGTAG
- the VMA8 gene encoding H(+)-transporting V1 sector ATPase subunit D (similar to Ashbya gossypii AAR130C), producing the protein MSANREQVFPTRMTLGLMKSKLKGANQGHSLLKRKSEALTKRFREITKRIDESKRRMGTVMQTASFSLAEVTYATGENIAYQIQESVANARFKVGTRTENVSGVYLPLFESSIDSVINDFKLTGLGRGGQQVQRAKNIYTKVVESLVHLASLQTAFVILDEVIKVTNRRVNAIEHVIIPRTENTIAYINSELDELDREEFYRLKKVQEKKQKKSAALDAELKAKALNAANKLEVENTDSGIDASGTGGPINEELPSTTSHTQAGQDLVTEREDDVIF; encoded by the coding sequence ATGTCAGCAAATAGAGAGCAGGTTTTCCCAACACGTATGACCCTGGGGTTaatgaaatcaaaattgaaaGGAGCGAATCAGGGTCATTCTCTGTTAAAAAGGAAGTCAGAGGCATTAACGAAGAGGTTTCGTGAGATTACCAAAAGAATTGATGAATCTAAGCGTAGAATGGGGACGGTGATGCAGACAGCTTCGTTTTCGTTAGCGGAAGTTACATATGCTACTGGTGAAAATATTGCATACCAAATTCAAGAAAGCGTTGCCAATGCTAGATTTAAAGTTGGAACCCGTACTGAGAATGTGAGTGGTGTATATTTACCGTTGTTTGAATCCTCTATTGATTCGGTCATCAACGATTTTAAGTTGACAGGTTTGGGACGTGGTGGCCAACAAGTCCAGCGTGCTAAGAACATTTATACGAAGGTTGTCGAATCATTGGTTCATTTAGCATCTTTACAAACTGCGTTTGTTATTTTAGACGAAGTTATTAAAGTGACAAATCGACGGGTGAATGCTATTGAACATGTAATTATTCCTAGGACTGAAAACACCATCGCATACATCAATTCTGAATTGGATGAACTAGATAGAGAGGAATTTTACCGGTTGAAGAAGGTTCaggaaaagaagcaaaagaaaagcgCTGCTTTAGACGCAGAATTAAAGGCGAAGGCTTTAAATGCTGCTAATAAGTTGGAAGTCGAAAACACTGATTCGGGTATTGATGCTAGTGGTACTGGGGGCCCTATTAATGAAGAATTACCTTCGACTACTTCTCACACCCAGGCTGGTCAAGATTTGGTTACGGAAAGGGAAGATGATGTCATATTTTAG
- the AFG1 gene encoding Afg1p (similar to Ashbya gossypii AAR132C), which translates to MFRQLRVSSVKWNGTFNRSAVILLQLRFQSQVAATPILEYDRLVKLGKLRDDPHQRKIIKSLAHLHENLMNYYPAPVKRPSPLDQVGWRASVIGRLFKRRKSSSNEAVAKGIYLYGDVGCGKTMLMDLFYATIPAHLSKSRIHFHQFMQHVHKRSHDIIKEQNLDALGEAKGKEIDPIPLLAAEIANKSRVLCFDEFQVTDVADAMILRRLLTTLLSNEYGVVLFTTSNRNPDELYVNGVQRQSFIPCIQLLKTHTEVIFLDSPTDYRKVSRPVSDVYYYPKKGLLYRSKKCELARAKHVDGWFNYFAQIQEENQNSSTSLKTTRKVLHQFPLKIWGRELLVPRCIKGHVAQFSFKELCGQPLAAGDYLSLAATFKAFVVTDIPYLSIFVRDEVRRFITFLDAVYDSGGKLATTGAADFTSLFVEPEHILNDYQLKEASQETPKKQQEVGLDDDLVSKHGFSKEIAKKAQMFALDEERFAFARALSRLSQMSTTTWVEKK; encoded by the coding sequence ATGTTTCGCCAGCTGCGGGTGAGTTCGGTAAAATGGAATGGAACATTTAATAGGTCTGCAGTGATCTTATTACAGTTGCGTTTTCAATCGCAAGTTGCTGCTACTCCTATATTGGAGTATGATCGGTTGGTGAAGTTAGGAAAACTTAGAGATGATCCTCATCAAAGGAAAATTATCAAGTCGTTAGCTCATTTGCATGAGAACCTAATGAATTATTATCCTGCACCGGTGAAGAGACCAAGTCCATTAGACCAAGTTGGCTGGAGAGCGTCAGTTATAGGGCGATTGTTTAAGAGGCGGAAGTCTTCCTCTAATGAGGCTGTAGCGAAAGGGATCTATTTATATGGAGATGTAGGGTGTGGAAAGACTATGCTTATGGACTTATTTTATGCCACGATTCCGGCTCATTTGTCCAAAAGTAGGATTCATTTCCATCAATTTATGCAGCATGTGCATAAAAGATCGCACGATATTATAAAGGAACAAAATCTGGATGCGTTAGGTGAGGCTAAGGGCAAAGAAATTGATCCAATCCCTCTTCTTGCTGCTGAAATTGCCAATAAATCTCGGGTATTATGTTTTGATGAGTTTCAAGTTACAGATGTGGCTGATGCCATGATTTTGCGGCGTTTACTCACTACTTTATTGTCAAACGAATACGGTGTTGTGCTTTTTACCACGAGTAACAGGAATCCAGATGAATTATATGTAAATGGTGTTCAAAGACAATCGTTCATTCCATGTATACAGCTATTGAAGACGCACACCGAAGTCATATTCCTAGATTCTCCTACAGATTACCGCAAAGTCTCAAGACCAGTTTCTGatgtttattattacccCAAAAAAGGTCTATTGTATCGTTCCAAGAAATGCGAACTTGCTCGAGCTAAACACGTTGATGGATGGTTTAATTATTTTGCCCAAATTCAAGAGGAGAACCAAAATTCTTCCACAAGTTTGAAAACTACACGTAAAGTGCTGCACCAGTTTCCGTTAAAGATATGGGGTCGTGAACTTTTAGTCCCAAGATGTATAAAAGGACATGTTGCACAGTTTTCATTTAAAGAACTTTGTGGACAGCCACTTGCTGCTGGTGATTATTTGTCATTAGCAGCTACTTTTAAAGCGTTCGTTGTGACAGACATTCCTTATTTGTCTATTTTCGTTCGTGATGAAGTTCGGAGATTTATTACCTTTCTAGACGCCGTTTATGATAGCGGCGGGAAGCTGGCAACTACAGGAGCAGCAGATTTCACATCTCTTTTTGTGGAACCAGAGCATATATTAAATGACTATCAATTAAAGGAAGCATCGCAAGAAACGCCCAAAAAGCAGCAAGAAGTTGGTCTAGATGATGATCTGGTTTCGAAACACggtttttcaaaagaaatagcCAAAAAGGCACAGATGTTTGCGCTAGACGAGGAAAGGTTTGCCTTTGCAAGAGCTTTAAGCCGGTTATCCCAAATGAGTACTACTACTTGGGTCGAAAagaaataa
- the MAK10 gene encoding Mak10p (similar to Ashbya gossypii AAR133W), which yields MESQFRLLSILDEENELVDITDSLKQLALQLRADEIVKLPDFDLFEGTHALEVNNVKLDSTLLELTPAELEFDSKKAYGEDRDAQIVFVTSVVDRLCRSIMDWLNDYQSLPTTVLSCRYVDYLSERCKKVPKGKLEEAQLNTGSELYDKVLSTCVFATFSLIHFVDSLLRAGVIYEEEDLNCNTMGLYMLDDVPVSEISDKLLECRQLIEEKYPEGKRLLLLVCLFENLIKIHQYRPLVNRPPSENVEPLQNLITVAEELNKDNWIHEPPPGSFSRGIQKFLSNQHPPKQLYEPTGQEYLAYGTMAKDILSVLEVRFARSVVEIRQFAWFFNRSRQRHVIARALFPLYLMRDDQSILGIYTFSDFTHQTVLNFALSGTQMEKHILEEGDEEFKTNLNDFYQEISAALFEWYQNMAQNTCRYRQGYNRQLLLWDSLQAKLEPFETKLESKGIIDRISQLEDVSLMPLNTWVYFMKLISMLEFTLKGFELEVYKSWEFFTMYWYSYYLAYHLGCCLQRVQAFLEDRTASIQSMNKKLKKLKSGPKKDKLRAQYHELMNNTTPQLRQNLQFVNYMTSECTLIKSLCLAQVLQFGILVSYGIIDSNNPAATKFSKNEFLHELRFKTFSSIGVPELPTYETFKDSLSTFTFTEPGFVSKCRTSHQLINKELETAKSALENIIKSLKFADNTEGQNSFTGNRLVEESALEWYSKLEKNIFALKLNGAAILYKLGDVPSDASLKKYKAQATYVSDACKYFPILKLQNISTK from the coding sequence ATGGAGTCCCAGTTTCGTTTGTTGTCTATATTGGATGAAGAGAATGAACTTGTGGATATTACAGATTCATTGAAGCAACTTGCACTGCAGTTGAGGGCTGATGAGATCGTCAAACTACCTGATTTTGATCTGTTTGAAGGTACACATGCATTGGAGGTAAATAATGTTAAGTTGGACTCTACTTTGTTGGAGTTGACCCCTgcagaattggaatttgaCAGTAAAAAGGCATATGGTGAGGATAGAGATGCACAAATAGTGTTTGTGACGAGTGTTGTTGATCGTTTATGTCGTTCTATTATGGATTGGCTTAATGATTATCAGAGTCTACCTACCACTGTGTTAAGTTGTAGGTATGTTGATTATTTGAGTGAGCGGTGCAAGAAAGTTCCAAAGGGTAAGCTTGAAGAGGCTCAATTGAACACGGGCTCTGAGCTTTATGATAAAGTTTTGAGCACATGTGTGTTCGCCACTTTTTCGTTAATACATTTCGTTGATTCATTGCTTCGAGCCGGTGTTATTTATGAGGAAGAGGACTTGAATTGCAATACGATGGGTCTTTATATGCTGGATGACGTCCCTGTTTCAGAGATTTCGGACAAGTTGTTAGAATGTCGCCAGTTAATTGAAGAGAAGTACCCAGAGGGCAAACGGCTTCTGCTGTTGGTGTGCTTATTTGAAAACCTGATTAAAATTCATCAGTATAGGCCATTAGTTAATCGTCCACCATCTGAAAACGTTGAGCCATTACAAAATTTGATAACTGTAGCTGAGGAATTGAACAAAGACAATTGGATACATGAACCACCTCCAGGATCTTTCTCTAGGGGCATTCAAAAGTTTCTGTCTAATCAGCATCCGCCAAAACAACTATATGAACCTACGGGTCAAGAATATTTAGCGTATGGTACTATGGctaaagatattttaaGCGTGTTAGAAGTTAGATTTGCCAGGTCTGTCGTTGAGATTAGACAATTTGCATGGTTCTTCAATAGATCAAGACAAAGACATGTTATTGCACGAGCACTATTCCCGTTGTATCTTATGAGGGATGACCAATCCATATTGGGCATTTATACTTTTTCAGATTTCACGCATCAAACTGTATTGAATTTTGCTCTATCTGGTACCCAAATGGAAAAACACATCCTTGAAGAAGGTGATGAGGAATTCAAAACGAACTTAAATGATTTTTATCAAGAAATATCCGCTGCTCTGTTTGAGTGGTATCAGAACATGGCTCAAAACACCTGTAGATATAGGCAGGGTTATAACCGTCAATTGTTACTGTGGGATTCACTTCAAGCGAAGCTCGAGCCATTTGAAACAAAATTGGAGTCCAAGGGAATCATCGATAGAATTAGTCAATTGGAAGATGTATCTTTAATGCCGCTCAACACTTGGGTTTATTTTATGAAGCTTATTTCAATGTTAGAGTTTACACTCAAAGGTTTCGAGTTAGAAGTTTACAAGTCTTGGGAATTTTTTACAATGTATTGGTATAGCTACTATCTGGCTTACCATCTTGGTTGTTGCCTACAACGTGTGCAGGCATTCCTAGAAGATAGAACCGCATCTATCCAATCtatgaataaaaaactaaagaaattgaaatcaGGACCTAAAAAGGATAAACTGCGAGCTCAATACCATGAATTAATGAACAACACCACCCCGCAGCTGCGTCAAAACCTGCAATTTGTAAATTATATGACCTCCGAGTGCACCCTGATCAAATCCCTGTGCCTGGCTCAGGTTCTTCAATTTGGTATCTTAGTGTCCTATGGTATTATAGATAGCAATAACCCAGCGGCAACAAAATTCTCAAAAAACGAGTTCCTCCATGAACTGAGATTCAAAACATTTTCCTCAATTGGTGTTCCAGAGTTACCAACCTATGAAACTTTCAAAGATTCTTTGAGCACATTTACTTTTACAGAACCTGGATTTGTTTCTAAATGTAGAACGTCACATCAGTTAATAAATAAAGAACTGGAAACTGCTAAAAGTGCATTAGAGAATATAATTAAATCATTAAAGTTCGCTGATAACACCGAAGGCCAAAATTCATTCACAGGAAACAGACTTGTTGAAGAATCCGCATTAGAGTGGTATtcaaaattagaaaaaaaCATCTTTGCCTTGAAACTCAACGGGGCAGCCATACTATACAAGCTGGGTGATGTGCCGTCTGATGCCAGTCTCAAGAAATACAAAGCCCAAGCTACTTATGTTTCCGATGCTTGTAAATATTTCCCAATACTAAAGCTACAAAATATTTCCACTAAATGA
- the RPL12A gene encoding 60S ribosomal protein uL11 (similar to Ashbya gossypii AAR134W) codes for MPPKFDPNEVKFLYLRAVGGEVGASAALAPKIGPLGLSPKKVGEDIAKATKDFKGIKVTVQLKIQNRQATASVVPSASSLVITALKEPPRDRKKEKNVKHTGNLQLEDIIEIARQMKDKSFGKNLASVTKEILGTAQSVGARVNYKNPHDIIESINAGEIEIPEN; via the coding sequence ATGCCTCCAAAGTTTGATCCAAATGAAGTTAAGTTCTTGTACTTGAGAGCCGTTGGTGGTGAAGTTGGTGCTTCCGCTGCCTTAGCTCCAAAAATTGGTCCATTGGGTTTGTCCCCAAAGAAGGTTGGTGAAGATATCGCTAAGGCTACCAAGGACTTCAAAGGTATCAAGGTTACTGTCCAATTGAAAATTCAAAACAGACAAGCAACTGCTTCTGTTGTTCCATCTGCTTCTTCGTTGGTCATCACTGCTTTGAAGGAACCACCAAGAGACagaaagaaggaaaagaacGTTAAGCACACTGGTAACTTACAGTTGGAAGACATCATTGAAATTGCCAGACAAATGAAAGACAAGTCCTTCGGTAAGAACTTGGCTTCTGTTACTAAGGAAATCCTAGGTACTGCTCAATCTGTTGGTGCCCGTGTTAACTACAAAAACCCACACGACATCATCGAGAGTATCAACGCCGgtgaaattgaaattccagaaaattaa
- a CDS encoding acyl-CoA-binding domain-containing protein (similar to Ashbya gossypii AAR135W) codes for MFAGPSNFYLTLPAINFKLMSDNSVDIVFEKAIATVQTLSSAKGYHALPRPPASTRIQLYALFKQSTEGDVESVIQKPSGNSDSPEFVIALKKWETWKSKEGMSSTEAKKRYIQLLINTMKTYAMGTLAAREMLSELEFLWWQASHPKEGASDYGSEPESAVLLSNSDALDPQALKIKEQIYQTLLQERDSHFERLLRSKEVAPKDPGDVRDNDPFRRIKKRLSWLVWTLFKYTYKVFKRFIAYAILSVFLVGICKLKAGQEPLELHFAAGIAAPFSDTIDRSVFSQIRNYIWYAFQIINDQLGKYKLHSVYFRID; via the coding sequence ATGTTTGCTGGACCTAGTAACTTCTATTTGACTCTACCGGCGataaatttcaaattgatgTCAGACAATTCGGTGGATATAGTCTTTGAAAAGGCTATTGCAACCGTGCAGACGCTTTCTTCAGCTAAGGGGTATCATGCACTTCCAAGGCCCCCCGCGAGCACTCGAATTCAACTTTATGCCTTATTCAAACAATCGACTGAAGGTGATGTAGAGTCTGTAATACAAAAGCCATCAGGTAATTCAGATTCTCCTGAATTTGTAATTGCGCTAAAGAAATGGGAAACATGGAAGTCAAAGGAGGGCATGTCTAGCACAGAAGctaaaaaaagatatatcCAATTGTTGATAAATACTATGAAAACATACGCAATGGGGACATTGGCTGCCAGAGAAATGTTGTCAGAATTGGAGTTCTTATGGTGGCAAGCTTCGCACCCTAAAGAAGGGGCAAGTGACTACGGTAGTGAACCAGAAAGCGCTGTCTTATTGAGTAATAGTGACGCATTGGATCCCCAGGCTTTGAAAATAAAGGAACAGATCTATCAGACTCTCCTTCAAGAAAGGGATTCACATTTCGAGCGATTGTTAAGGAGTAAAGAAGTAGCTCCTAAGGACCCAGGTGACGTAAGGGATAATGATCCATTCCGGCGCATTAAAAAACGCTTATCGTGGTTAGTCTGGACACTTTTTAAGTACACTTATAAAGTGTTCAAGAGATTTATAGCCTATGCCATCTTAAGCGTGTTCCTGGTCGGCATATGTAAGCTAAAAGCTGGCCAAGAACCATTGGAACTACATTTTGCTGCTGGTATTGCAGCTCCTTTTTCCGATACCATTGATCGCAGCGTTTTCTCTCAAATCCGCAATTATATCTGGTACGCATTCCAGATTATCAACGACCAGTTGGGTAAGTACAAGTTACATAGTGTCTACTTTCGGATAGATTGA
- the ASE1 gene encoding Ase1p (similar to Ashbya gossypii AAR137W), producing MQRLININDPQNGQHSESLSSPEGVRSFQSTVNNSLTRNTARSPVTEEISDTVEKAAAELLRLTPVNIGNLSSPMREVFIGEEGLAPMNNISNSTLQHYIANPEVYRENFNLISKQLENLLENLNVIYKEIGYSNNEISSREKMIFSKLSNSISSFFDQANEEKARLYRENDLCQELLRRILEVINDPRGTKSIPDLYTRNCIMGMESQSPNKKPVSLLNKRRVLTNAKLFVMKTYTPKLLCYLDSSIRLRSLIDSMPDYEPESNLQLVRTIPPVDTCQFFKGYFMNHANDIESNYQFVLENKKLLLYSVNFSDVTEDMIKNFNELSKMYQNERCTRLTKIRKMSQELSNLLQALGVEIRDLDSDLKDMLTVYTRDEKDEVTRDISFSVMAALKKVIDDYQLIRKTRETEKQNLIAKCEQLWEKLKISPCYVDSFKTEHSTLSMSDIGSFSKEFERLESMKKKLIKNLINDSWKRIVELWDIMEFHESERYSFTSLFENMKSTSTLLEDDEKVLDLCEGHIKTLEKKYAVVKPILVLVDEFKSLQRDRVQLEESSRDSSRLLSRSSHKILLKEEKARKKITRYFPGVIYELKSKLDAYSNEFNEEFMVDGVKFVDILDSEQEQLLNKYPRMRFTHNGRKSFVRCNSLPSTYSVQKKVSRSQTSTVTVRNVTDKTPIRKTENTSSARSKPNSDLQPQINKSAPCSTVNNRSIRGTHIASPQKRVRYIPSNVMIKSSPTRIPVLSSTNSNMALLSPVNKKQNKTTKLTQLSVLSSNKLNQRSNIPILSSHINTFPLIPADKENSYSLESPANITKKLRQQLLSSPTRNGDHPVNDAIKSEDTRTSTTVEDIKASHIAEDESSMMEDRNFAEWKQSQLAKLNENSVTKTNNITARINQENDLF from the coding sequence ATGCAACGGTTAATCAATATCAATGACCCGCAAAATGGTCAGCATAGTGAATCTTTATCATCTCCTGAGGGGGTTCGATCATTCCAATCTACGGTTAACAATTCTTTAACCCGGAATACGGCTAGGAGTCCGGTGACGGAGGAGATCAGCGATACGGTTGAGAAGGCAGCAGCAGAGTTGTTACGACTAACTCCAGTGAACATCGGGAATTTATCTTCGCCGATGCGTGAGGTGTTTATTGGTGAGGAAGGGTTGGCGCCaatgaataatatttcaaattctaCTTTGCAACACTATATTGCCAATCCAGAGGTTTACAGAGAGAACTTCAATCTGATATCTAAGCAGCTGGAGAATTTATTAGAGAATTTGAATGTTATATACAAAGAGATTGGGTATTCCAACAATGAGATCTCATCAAGGGAAAAGATGATATTTAGCAAGCTATCGAATTCGATTTCTTCGTTTTTTGATCAGGCCAATGAAGAGAAGGCTAGGCTTTATAGGGAAAATGATTTGTGTCAGGAACTATTGAGACGAATACTAGAGGTAATAAACGATCCAAGGGGGACAAAATCAATTCCAGATCTATATACTAGGAATTGTATTATGGGAATGGAGTCTCAGAGTCCAAATAAAAAGCCAGTTTCCTTATTGAACAAGAGGCGTGTTTTAACCAACGCAAAACTATTTGTCATGAAAACGTACACACCCAAGTTACTCTGTTATTTGGATAGTTCAATCAGGTTAAGATCTTTAATAGATTCGATGCCCGATTATGAACCAGAAAGCAATTTACAATTGGTGCGTACCATACCACCTGTGGACACCTGCCAATTTTTCAAGGGCTATTTTATGAATCACGCCAACGATATCGAATCTAACTACCAGTTTGTTTTagaaaacaagaaattattaCTTTATAGTGTCAATTTCTCTGATGTAACCGAAGATATGATAAAGAATTTTAACGAATTGTCAAAAATGTATCAAAATGAACGTTGCACCAGGCTTACTAAAATAAGGAAAATGAGCCAGGAGCTATCTAATTTATTACAAGCATTAGGAGTTGAAATAAGGGATTTAGATTCCGATTTAAAAGATATGCTTACTGTTTATACCCGGGATGAAAAGGATGAAGTGACGAGAGACATTTCGTTTTCGGTAATGGCAGCACTCAAGAAAGTGATTGATGATTACCAGCTAATTAGGAAGACACGTGAGACtgaaaaacaaaatttgATTGCTAAATGTGAGCAGCTATGGGAGAAGTTAAAGATTTCGCCATGTTATGTTGATAGCTTTAAGACTGAACATTCTACATTGTCTATGAGCGATATAGGatctttttcaaaggaGTTTGAGAGATTGGAAtcaatgaagaagaagttgataaaaaatttAATTAATGATTCCTGGAAACGGATTGTTGAATTGTGGGATATTATGGAGTTTCATGAATCCGAAAGATATAGTTTTActtctttatttgaaaacatgAAATCTACTTCCACTCTGttagaagatgatgaaaaagtATTAGATTTATGTGAAGGTCATATTAAAACTTTAGAGAAGAAGTACGCCGTCGTAAAGCCAATACTTGTATTAGTCGATGAATTCAAGAGTTTACAAAGAGATCGAGTACAATTGGAAGAAAGTAGTAGAGATTCCTCAAGATTACTATCGAGAAGTTCGcataaaattttgttgaaagaGGAAAAAGCTAGGAAGAAGATAACAAGATATTTCCCTGGTGTAATATATGAATTAAAGTCTAAATTGGACGCTTACTCAAATGAAtttaatgaagaatttatgGTAGATGGTGTTAAATTTGTGGACATCCTCGATAGTGAACAGGAGCAGTTACTTAACAAGTATCCTCGCATGAGGTTCACTCATAACGGAAGAAAATCATTCGTTCGTTGTAATTCATTACCGTCTACATATTCAGTACAAAAGAAAGTTTCACGCTCTCAGACAAGTACTGTAACTGTGAGGAATGTCACTGACAAAACTCCAATTAGAAAAACGGAAAATACAAGCTCTGCTCGTTCGAAACCAAATAGTGATTTACAGCCtcaaatcaacaaaagtGCCCCATGTTCAACAGTTAATAACAGGTCTATACGGGGAACACATATTGCAAGTCCACAAAAGAGAGTTAGGTATATTCCATCTAATGTAATGATTAAAAGCAGCCCTACCAGAATTCCGGTACTTTCGAGCacaaattcaaatatgGCTCTGTTATCACCAGTGAACAAGAAGCAAAATAAGACGACCAAGCTGACACAGCTATCAGTTCTTTCGTCTAACAAACTAAATCAGCGGAGCAATATCCCTATTCTATCAAGTCATATTAACACATTCCCACTGATTCCAGCTGATAAGGAAAATAGCTACAGTCTGGAATCCCCTGCAAATATTACAAAGAAACTTAGACAACAGTTGTTAAGTAGTCCTACGAGGAATGGTGACCATCCAGTAAATGATGCAATTAAAAGCGAAGATACAAGGACATCTACAACCGTTGAGGATATAAAGGCGAGTCACATAGCAGAAGATGAATCTAGTATGATGGAGGACAGGAATTTCGCTGAATGGAAACAGTCCCAATTGGCGAAATTGAATGAAAATTCAGTTacaaaaaccaacaacatCACAGCTCGAATAAACCAGGAAAACGATTTATTTTAA